ACCGACCCGCAGCAGCGTCCGCTGGCCGAAATCGTGGAAATCCTGCCCCCGACCACCCCTTGACGACCGGGGGAACTTTGACACATTAACTCTGCAACGATGGGAATCGACTATGACTGCCGAGACAAAAACTCAATGGGATGTGCTGATCATCGGGGGCGGGCCTTCGGGAACCAGTTCGGCCACCGTGCTCGCGGAGCATGGTCATCGGGTGCTCATCATTGAGCGCGAAAAGTTCCCGCGGTATCACGTTGGCGAGTCGCTTATTCCCTTCACCTACGGTCCCCTGGAACGTCTCGGCTTGATTCCGAAACTGCGCGCCTCGGCCTTCATCAAGAAATACAGCGTCCAGTTCGTGTCACCCAATGGCAAGGCCTCCCAGCCTTTCTACTTCTTCAACCGTTACGATCGCGACACGGTCGCTCAAACCTGGCAAGTCCTGCGCTCGGAGTTTGATCAAATGGCCCTCGATCACGCGCGCGAGCGCGGGGTTTCGGTCCTCGAGCAGACCGCCGTCAAGGAACTGCTTAAGGATGGAGATCGGGTGATCGGTGTCCGGGCGCAACTCCCCGATGGTCAAGTGGTGGACTTTCACGCGCCCATGACCTTGGATTGCACGGGCAAGGAAGCATTCTCCACCGTCCGGCAGCACTGGCGCGTCAAAGATCCCTACCTCAACAAAGTGGCGGTCTGGACTTACTACGAAGGTGCCAAGCGCGATGCCGGCATCGACGAGGGGACTACGACGGTCGCCGTGATTCCCGAAAAGGGATGGTTCTGGTACATCCCCCAGCACAACAACCGCGTCAGTGTCGGGGTCGTGGCTGAGGGCAAGTATCTCAGCCGTGGCGG
This sequence is a window from Verrucomicrobiales bacterium. Protein-coding genes within it:
- a CDS encoding tryptophan 7-halogenase, whose protein sequence is MTAETKTQWDVLIIGGGPSGTSSATVLAEHGHRVLIIEREKFPRYHVGESLIPFTYGPLERLGLIPKLRASAFIKKYSVQFVSPNGKASQPFYFFNRYDRDTVAQTWQVLRSEFDQMALDHARERGVSVLEQTAVKELLKDGDRVIGVRAQLPDGQVVDFHAPMTLDCTGKEAFSTVRQHWRVKDPYLNKVAVWTYYEGAKRDAGIDEGTTTVAVIPEKGWFWYIPQHNNRVSVGVVAEGKYLSRGGITSPEAMFQREVENNLWIKEFLSHGQQTGPYYITNEYSFHSRHCGCEGLLLVGDSFAFLDPVFSSGLMLALKCGVMAGDAVHEALVSQDFSPERFAPYATAIRAGLENMRKLVYAFYDPNFSFRTITDRHPELAGDITDCLSGDVNKDFSRLWAAIREVAPLPDELPYGQPLTSGAPARTVA